A genomic stretch from Mya arenaria isolate MELC-2E11 chromosome 10, ASM2691426v1 includes:
- the LOC128205575 gene encoding cell death abnormality protein 1-like, whose translation MDVLKIFGIIFLHASPSQSQECSPCSCCKPGTGCSYNAQLGIDTYCWGGCKDGYIRPQCQKPCVYKHCKTCSTGSTCDTCYDGYYGDTCKSLCPSTCTTCIFSTVCTSCKDGFYSGSTTSCLYQCKPNCLSCTNGTSCTVCGVRDNIGYYGSDCSMICSNKCKDSLCDIFGNCFQCADPNFKGDNCDRCIDGKYGSQCKNNCPVNCLSCESATNCTSCTDGFKDITCSMKTECPDNCNLFCLSNGKCESCKDGLYGEYCNMTCSQNCRYGYCNQDGSCKVGCEDGFNGSRCEQRICPPNCNCDTSNNCIGCNSNYFGPSCSLTCNTCKDNLCPVDRLNAGKCDECADGTYGNLCNERCAENCLNDSCDQDSGTCTCENEYNFQDSTCVRIICPANCYTCTSSNNCNACVDEHYYGDTCEHECNKCRSETTCRKSDGYCQTECADGLSGDTCDTPCNDGCARCKRNQTHKCLTCQTGRHGYDGSYYTCRNTCNNSCVNKSCDASNGKCDTGCIDGYSGPFCNIACPLNCKSCHQDNGKCDVCEYDYWGEYCVNNCSENCTHKNESLSSCDITSGECKHGCSHGTHGLRCNIKCDQNCITSGKGVRECRQTDGQCTLGCETGYKLTNNGCVEEIVADNDDSNGAVMAGVTGGVIALLSVSLALSVGYIVYMKRRQTREHPEKQSATDSRADEGARTYEQLQERTEQPNYQNVQDNGTDNYSVLFADTNM comes from the exons CTTCGCCTTCACAATCCCAAGAATGTTCCCCGTGTTCCTGCTGCAAACCAGGAACGGGATGCTCCTATAACGCTCAACTCGGGATAGACACCTACTGCTGGGGAGGGTGTAAGGATGGATACATAAGACCTCAGTGCCAGAAACCCTGTGTTTACAAACATTGTAAGACATGTTCAACAGGGTCTACATGTGATACATGTTATGATGGGTATTACGGCGACACATGTAAAAGCTTATGTCCCAGTACGTGTACCACGTGTATCTTTAGTACAGTATGTACCTCCTGCAAGGACGGGTTTTACAGCGGATCGACGACCTCGTGTTTATATCAGTGTAAACCAAACTGTTTATCTTGCACCAATGGTACATCTTGTACAGTATGTGGTGTGCGTGATAATATTGGATACTATGGAAGTGATTGCTCAATGATATGCAGTAACAAGTGCAAAGACAGCTTATGCGATATATTTGGAAACTGTTTTCAGTGTGCTGACCCTAACTTTAAAGGTGATAATTGTGATAGATGTATTGACGGCAAATATGGAAGTCAGTGTAAGAATAATTGTCCTGTAAATTGTCTATCGTGCGAATCTGCCACTAACTGTACTTCATGTACAGACGGATTTAAGGATATCACGTGCTCAATGAAGACGGAATGCCCAGATAATTGTAATCTTTTTTGTTTAAGCAATGGTAAATGTGAATCATGTAAAGACGGATTATATGGCGAATATTGCAATATGACCTGTTCACAAAATTGCAGGTATGGGTACTGCAATCAAGACGGGTCTTGTAAAGTAGGTTGTGAGGACGGGTTTAATGGCTCAAGGTGTGAACAAAGGATTTGCCCACCGAACTGCAACTGTGATACCAGCAACAACTGTATAGGATGTAATAGTAATTATTTTGGGCCTTCATGTTCTCTAACCTGTAATACATGTAAAGATAATTTATGCCCTGTAGATCGTTTAAATGCAGGGAAATGTGACGAATGTGCAGACGGGACGTATGGTAATCTCTGTAACGAAAGGTGTGCggaaaattgtttaaatgatagCTGCGATCAAGACAGTGGGACTTGTACCTGcgaaaatgaatacaattttcAGGATAGTACATGTGTCCGTATTATATGCCCAGCTAACTGTTACACATGTACTTCGTCTAATAATTGTAATGCCTGTGTTGATGAGCATTATTACGGAGATACCTGTGAGCACGAATGTAACAAGTGCAGGTCAGAAACAACCTGCAGGAAAAGTGATGGTTACTGTCAGACTGAATGTGCAGACGGTTTAAGTGGTGATACTTGTGATACTCCTTGCAATGATGGATGCGCTAGATGTAAACGTAACCAAACTCATAAATGCTTGACATGTCAAACTGGAAGACATGGCTATGATGGATCATACTACACATGCCGTAACACTTGCAATAATTCATGTGTGAACAAGTCTTGTGACGCTTCGAATGGCAAATGTGACACAGGCTGTATAGATGGATATTCGGGACCGTTTTGTAACATTGCGTGTCCACTCAATTGCAAGTCGTGTCATCAAGACAACGGCAAATGTGATGTGTGCGAATATGATTATTGGGGCGAATACTGCGTAAACAATTGCAGCGAAAACTGTACGCATAAAAACGAGTCATTGTCAAGCTGTGACATAACATCTGGTGAATGCAAACATGGATGCTCACATGGGACTCACGGCTTACGCTGCAATATTAAATGTGACCAAAATTGTATCACTTCCGGAAAAGGGGTTCGTGAGTGTAGGCAGACGGACGGTCAGTGTACACTAGGATGTGAGACCGGATATAAGCTGACAAATAACGGATGCGTAGAAG AAATTGTGGCTGACAATGATGATAGTAACGGCGCTGTGATGGCAGGCGTTACGGGAGGAGTGATTGCTCTTCTATCGGTTTCGCTTGCTCTTTCTGTTGGTTATATTGTGTACATGAAAAG ACGTCAAACTAGAGAACACCCGGAGAAACAATCAGCTACAG ACTCAAGAGCTGACGAAGGAGCTCGAACATACGAACAGTTACAAGAACGTACGGAACAACCAAACTATCAAAATGTCCAGGATAACGGCACTGACAATTATTCCGTGTTGTTTGCTGATACAAACATGTGA